In Prunus dulcis chromosome 2, ALMONDv2, whole genome shotgun sequence, a single genomic region encodes these proteins:
- the LOC117618018 gene encoding uncharacterized protein LOC117618018, which translates to MSESDQEQSSSEPLSPRTAAVRAGLRRNYSSSSVESKSYESEGSSNMAEIPNNNNDEGGGVLVVQPRKPLREFSIPKVTDQPSCIVYPQLTVDRFELKSGMIHLLPTYYGNTTEDPYMHIKQFFEICATIKIQNLDDEQIKMRLFPFSLKDKAKSWLYSLPNASIHTWEELSNKFLQKFFPAQKTNKIRKEILGFTQKEGEAFHECWERYKEMISSCPHHNIESWMQMQSFYEGLLDSERMMVDATSGEGLMNKTADEAFTLFESLSANSQQWSHNKGRGAPMKAVVSEVSNNNEIAAKLDVMCSFLQQAVTGPLGNKVEVQDQSFAEHMLEQANALQARNPQNDPYSNTYNPGWRNHPNFRWNNNPNVQQSQGPPPGFQTQQKQFQQAPQQVQEQRGDQMGELQDMFKKFMGQQMQTNQNLQNAVNKLEVQVGQIASSLSNRASGTFPSQTEVNPRHHEQVKAVHILRSGKQVDNKVGDANEEQEDGENVEIIQPPHGQPTASNKQSINAPGKSTGPKVSSNANQVPISTNAFRPIAPFPSRLSKSKKDQGLDEIMETFKKVQINIPLLNAIAQIPKYAKFLKDLCTNKRRFKEHEQVALSEEVSAVLQRKLPPKLKDPGSFSIPCIVGDFKIPKALLDLGASINLIVVKMLTRNCTGQLVV; encoded by the coding sequence ATGTCCGAATCTGACCAGGAGCAAAGTTCATCTGAGCCACTTTCACCAAGAACCGCTGCTGTACGTGCTGGTTTGAGGAGGAATTATAGTTCTTCAAGCGTTGAATCTAAAAGTTACGAATCTGAAGGTTCAAGCAACATGGCAGAGATTCCGAACAACAACAATGATGAAGGAGGTGGTGTGCTTGTTGTCCAACCAAGAAAACCCCTGCGTGAGTTTTCCATTCCCAAAGTCACCGATCAACCTTCATGCATTGTCTATCCTCAACTCACAGTTGACAGGTTTGAGCTTAAAAGTGGTAtgattcatcttcttccaacttattaTGGTAATACCACTGAGGATCCTTATATGCATATTAAGCAATTCTTTGAAATATGTGCTacgatcaaaattcaaaaccttgATGATGAGCAAATTAAGATGAGGCTATTCCCATTCAGTTTAAAAGATAAAGCTAAGTCTTGGTTATACTCTTTGCCTAATGCTTCAATTCATACTTGGGAAGAGCTTTCTAATAAGTTTTTGCAGAAATTCTTTCCGGCTCAAAAGACTAACAAGATTAGAAAGGAAATTCTTGGTTTCACACAAAAGGAAGGAGAAGCTtttcatgaatgttgggagagGTACAAGGAGATGATAAGTTCTTGCCCACACCACAACATAGAGAGTTGGATGCAAATGCAATCTTTCTATGAAGGTTTGCTAGATTCCGAAAGGATGATGGTAGATGCAACAAGTGGAGAAGGACTGATGAACAAAACAGCAGATGAGGCTTTTACTCTCTTTGAATCCTTGAGTGCTAACTCTCAACAATGGAGCCACAATAAAGGAAGAGGAGCTCCTATGAAAGCTGTGGTCTCTGAGGTAAGTAATAATAATGAGATTGCTGCAAAACTTGATGTTATGTGTTCTTTTCTTCAACAGGCAGTGACTGGCCCTCTAGGAAACAAAGTGGAAGTTCAAGACCAATCTTTTGCGGAGCACATGCTAGAACAAGCAAATGCCCTTCAAGCAAGGAATCCTCAAAATGATCCTTATTCAAACACATACAATCCGGGATGGAGAAATCATCCTAATTTCAGGTGGAACAACAATCCAAATGTGCAACAATCTCAAGGACCTCCCCCAGGATTCCAAACACAACAAAAGCAATTCCAGCAAGCTCCCCAACAAGTGCAAGAGCAAAGGGGTGATCAAATGGGAGAATTGCAAGACATGTTCAAGAAGTTCATGGGGCAACAAATGCAAACCAATCAGAACCTTCAAAATGCAGTGAACAAGCTAGAAGTGCAAGTTGGGCAGATTGCATCCTCCTTGAGCAATAGAGCATCCGGAACATTTCCAAGCCAAACGGAGGTGAATCCAAGGCATCATGAGCAAGTTAAAGCAGTACACATCTTGAGAAGTGGTAAACAAGTTGATAATAAGGTTGGAGATGCCAATGAAGAGCAAGAAGATGGAGAAAACGTGGAGATCATTCAGCCACCACATGGGCAGCCCACAGCTTCCAACAAACAGTCCATCAATGCTCCTGGAAAGAGCACAGGCCCTAAGGTATCATCTAATGCTAATCAAgttccaatttcaactaatgCTTTTAGGCCTATTGCACCCTTTCCCAGCAGGTTATCAAAGTCAAAGAAAGATCAAGGCTTGGATGAGATAATGGAAACATTCAAGAAGGTGCAAATCAACATCCCATTGCTCAATGCTATtgctcagattccaaagtaTGCAAAATTTTTGAAGGATCTATGCACTAACAAGAGGAGATTCAAAGAGCATGAACAAGTTGCATTGAGTGAAGAGGTAAGTGCAGTCTTACAAAGAAAGCTACCTCCAAAGCTAAAGGATCCAGGTTCGTTTTCTATACCTTGCATTGTTGGTGATTTCAAGATACCAAAAGCTTTGCTTGATCTCGGTGCATCCATTAACCTTATTGTTGTTAAAATGTTAACTCGCAATTGTACGGGCCAATTAGTAGTATAG
- the LOC117617386 gene encoding ETHYLENE INSENSITIVE 3-like 1 protein translates to MGIFEEMGFCGNLDFLSAPPGEGEAAPEHDPEATAEEDNSDEEMDVDELERRMWRDRMLLKRLKEQSKGKEGVDNARQRQSQEQARRKKMSRAQDGILKYMLKMMEVCKAQGFVYGIIPEKGKPVSGASDNLREWWKEKVRFDRNGPAAISKYQADHSIPGKNEDCSAVASTPHTLQELQDTTLGSLLSALMQHCDPPQRRFPLEKGVAPPWWPTGNEEWWPQLNLPKDQGPPPYKKPHDLKKAWKVSVLTAVIKHMSPDISKIRKLVRQSKCLQDKMTAKESATWLAIINQEEALARRLYPDRCPPPSAVGSGSFTISGTSDYDVEGVDDEQNVEVEDCKPLVNHFNIGTAGQRERMVPQIKGELIETNSDFGQKRKQLAEEPQMMLNQKIYTCEYPQCPYHDCRLGFLDITARNNHQLNCAYRGNSSQVFGMSGFHLNNDKPVGFSLPITQPKPAIQQPVNQTSSFNASGLGLAEDGQKMISQLMSFYDSNVQQNKNSNPGNLNVVEDHNQQQVKFQFPMEDNFYGQGLVIGRNMSEPTSLPMLHPVFPPSEIQFDPCKLFDSPYGNHPNDPVNLGFGTHLNSVDYNDDSMLKQDAFWI, encoded by the coding sequence ATGGGGATCTTTGAAGAAATGGGTTTCTGTGGTAATCTTGATTTCCTTTCGGCTCCTCCTGGGGAAGGAGAGGCAGCTCCAGAGCATGACCCAGAGGCAACAGCAGAGGAGGATAATAGTGATGAAGAAATGGATGTTGATGAGCTTGAGAGGAGGATGTGGAGAGATCGGATGCTATTGAAGCGACTTAAAGAACAAAGTAAGGGAAAGGAAGGAGTTGACAATGCAAGGCAGCGTCAATCACAGGAACAAGCTCGGAGGAAGAAGATGTCGCGGGCACAAGATGGAATCCTGAAATATATGCTGAAAATGATGGAAGTTTGCAAAGCTCagggttttgtttatgggatTATCCcggaaaaaggaaaaccagTGAGTGGTGCATCTGACAATCTTCGAGAGTGGTGGAAGGAAAAAGTAAGGTTTGATCGTAATGGCCCGGCTGCAATTTCCAAGTATCAGGCAGATCATTCAATCCCTGGGAAAAATGAAGACTGCAGTGCGGTGGCATCCACTCCTCACACCTTGCAGGAGCTCCAAGACACAACTCTTGGTTCCCTTTTGTCAGCTTTGATGCAGCACTGTGATCCACCCCAAAGACGTTTTCCATTGGAGAAGGGTGTTGCCCCACCTTGGTGGCCTACGGGTAATGAGGAATGGTGGCCTCAATTAAATTTACCAAAGGATCAGGGTCCTCCCCCATACAAGAAGCCTCATGATTTGAAGAAGGCTTGGAAGGTGAGTGTTCTCACGGCTGTGATAAAGCACATGTCACCTGATATTTCCAAGATCCGCAAGCTTGTTCGTCAGTCTAAATGTTTGCAGGACAAAATGACTGCTAAGGAGAGTGCTACTTGGCTAGCCATTATAAACCAGGAGGAAGCTTTGGCCCGGAGGTTGTATCCTGATAGATGTCCCCCTCCATCAGCTGTTGGGAGTGGGTCTTTTACAATCAGCGGTACCAGTGATTATGATGTTGAAGGGGTGGATGATGAACAAAATGTTGAAGTAGAGGATTGCAAACCTCTTGTTAATCACTTCAATATTGGAACAGCTGGACAAAGAGAGAGGATGGTACCTCAGATTAAGGGAGAGCTGATTGAGACCAACTCAGACTTTGGTCAGAAGAGGAAGCAGCTGGCCGAAGAGCCACAGATGATGCTAAATCAGAAGATTTACACCTGTGAATACCCCCAATGCCCATATCATGATTGCCGCCTAGGCTTTCTCGACATAACTGCAAGAAACAATCACCAGTTGAATTGTGCATACCGGGGTAATTCTTCACAAGTGTTTGGAATGTCAGGCTTTCATCTTAACAACGACAAACCTGTGGGCTTCTCTCTACCCATTACTCAACCTAAGCCAGCTATTCAACAACCAGTGAACCAGACAAGTAGTTTTAATGCTTCGGGACTTGGACTAGCTGAGGATGGGCAGAAAATGATATCTCAACTGATGTCATTCTATGATAGTAATGTTCAGCAGAACAAGAACTCAAATCCTGGAAACCTCAATGTTGTCGAAGACCACAACCAGCAGCAggtgaaatttcaatttccaatGGAGGATAACTTCTATGGTCAAGGGCTGGTTATAGGACGCAACATGTCTGAACCGACCTCCTTGCCTATGCTTCATCCAGTTTTCCCACCCTCAGAAATTCAGTTTGATCCGTGCAAGTTATTTGATTCTCCATATGGTAACCATCCCAATGATCCTGTCAACTTAGGTTTTGGCACTCACCTTAACTCAGTCGACTATAATGATGACTCAATGTTGAAGCAAGATGCATTTTGGATCTGA